Below is a genomic region from Bombus pascuorum chromosome 7, iyBomPasc1.1, whole genome shotgun sequence.
GCAACTTTCATTGGTAGACTTGCTCGTGAATTACTTCGAATTACAGATCctaggtaaatatttttttatatttatatattataagtaaatttattttttgtactaCTTTACTatgtcttttattattttgtatagtttacattttcatattaattgtttttctaaacttaatatatagatataacataattaatatattatagtattctatatattctattgtattgtcattaatcaataatttttacattcatatttttagaacAACTGTATATATTGAACATTCTCTTGCCTGGTATGACCTCAAAACACAAACGgaagtattaaattataaaattttttcaagaacATTAGAAGCAATTGGCACACCCGGTTTAACTGGTCTTGATAAACTTATTTCCTTTTACATTATTACTGAATTAAACAGTATGATACAccatatagaaaaaaatattcgcacTAAAATGTGGTCATCTACAATTGATTATTTTGATGCAATATTGAATTCTGTGGATGGTCCTAAAGGTAATGTTATTGAATGAtgattgttatttatatatctatagtAATTTgtgaacatttattttatcaaatatgtGTATTTAGGTAACATGTCAAAATTTCACAGTTCCATTACTGCTCAAACAAGTAAATTTTGTCCACAATTACTTGACTGTGTATTGAAAGTCGGACATTATCAACttcttaagaaaaaaatagcgTATGAATTAAACACAGCTTGTAAATTTGAAGCAAAGCATATGGAAGCAGCATTGCAAACATTAAACacgtatgtataaatattaaaaaagtatttccTGTTCATATTAATCTCcttatttcttgtattttacGGCTTTCAGAgctatattatttgaaattgataaaCAAAATAGCAATGAACAAACTGAAACCGAAAAGAATGAATTACTACACGAGCTTAGTATTAGATTAGATTGGGCTGGTATAAGCAATCcccataataatatttatattaaatctccaaatataaataatattgcacTTATTATGTTTTTACTTACTGTATTACAATTATCCAAATtacaatattgtaaaaatacaggtaatttaaatataagtaaatatataaattaaaaaaaataatgatatatacatataaataaatataatatataaataaacaaataaataactttACGACACAATTGCAGGAAGTCTTTTGAGTAAAAGACCTCAAGATCCTCTTGATGCTGTAGTTTTTGTTATTGGAGTACAAACTATTTTACGTCAATGTACCTATTCTGCAATGACACGCTATGTTAAATATCTTTGTATATATGTTCTTTCTTGTGTTGCTTCAGATAGGTATACCAATGTTTTACAGTATgcttaatagaaaaaatttctcattacgtatattaaaaacattttgcTCCTTGCAGTATAAAAGCAGGAAGTGATGGAGAATCAGAaggatataatactttacataTTCTAGAATTATTTACGAGATATTCTGGTATACCACGGTCATTTATACTTAAAGAAATTCCTATGATCATTATGGATCATTTCCAAGCAAAGActgctaaataaataatataattctgtGGCTAAAAAAGTAATTCGCATTacattgaaatatgaaaaatataaatatcgtttattttgtacatacatttaaatatGGATCTGTATTTTGTACGtacatgtattttaatatatgtatgattGTATCAGTTCttgttaaatgaaaaataataaaattctattactaTTACAAAACATGtagttatttttctaataaatacattatttatttacaataatcaTTAAGTACTGTCATTTCCTAGACAACTGATTGTTGTGTTCAAAATCGATACCTTTTGATATTCCTGAGTGAAatttgagaatattttttatattatatactaaatagataataaagtaatagtattcAATCGTTTAACATATTCTGTTGAAAAGATACAGCTGTACtgcataaaaaattatacattttttttcatcaaagatatctttattttaaataatgagTAATGTCTGCTTCAATATATtgtcgatttctttttttaaattttttatcgaaatgtATAAGAGCACATCGATTGCGTCAGCAGTATTAGGAATTTTAAATGACGCAACTTATATGTTGCTAATAGTAAAGATGttaaatgttacaataaattatatcacaaaaaataaaatatgaaaataaatatgcaagattcttaataataacatttatcaAAATTCGATCAACTGAAGCTTTTAATTACAGTATATCTTACtctgaaattcaaataaattaaatttttatattaaattttcatgtaaTGAATACATATGTGAAACTATAGCTGCTCGTCATCCCTATCTGCAGCAGAAATTTACATACGCATTGGCGGCTCAACACGGTATTCGGTGCGAGCGGCGGCAATACGGCGCTTCTCAAACAATCTCTGCTATATCCTCGTttcaaattacattaaaataatatttttaaacccATTCCAAACATTATCAcgattacataattatataatcaattttaaattgtatcatattttatattttgttaaaaatgacaaaatgaATGACATAGAAATTTTTGCCGGCAAAAACGGCCGTTATCAGAGCGTGAAGACGCCGACCGCCGCTTCACTTCCTCATAGATTACGAGAAAATttactgtaaatatttaagaGGATATTATAATACTCATTAAAAtgcttataaaataaaattatttttcttttattatattttacattatttcaaattgtatacacaatattttaaataaataaatgaaataaaataatatcattgaTAGGATATATGGGCGGCTAGGACGTCGTTGACGCCGTCAGCGGTGACTGCAACGGCGATGCTGACGGCCTGCTACAAAAGAGACTGCGATAAACTCCGGGCGCAGTCTTTCTTGCTTATACGTGCGGTTACAACATGGTCTATTTATACTTAGAATTTAAGTTGTAATTTCTTAAGATTTCAGATATCGTATTGATGCAAAAATGTGTAGCAAAAgtgtttattatattcttattatcattagaaacaatattatatatttacactaTACTTTTTATGCTTAAAATTTAAGttgctatttttaaaaactttatataatatcgtgCTGATATGAAAATACGCAGCAAAAGTGTTTATTACGTTTTTgttatgattaaaaataatattttatatttataccacACCTTTTATTAATCACTGATTTGTatatccatattatttttaaatatttagtatttagtagATTTCCATTTCgcttacaaaatatatatatatgtacataggtatttcaaattatattatgtattatatacttaATATAAGAAAGCAAGAAATGGAGTATGTAAGTATCataatttctcaattatatttatattccaaCTTTTATGTTGCATTTGTGATTAATGATTACGATATGACCTCGTGGTATGTATCAACTTGAATTTAAGAAGTTCATCACTCtcgtaatactataatttGCATAATAAGTATTGCAGAATGAAGACAAAATCATAttgatatcaaatttttattcttctttaatattattaaaaattgtttgtatcaaactaaattaaaattacaaattttcaacttagttggaaaatgtttaatttactatttcctACAATTTAACAATATGAAGTTgtctaatataaaatacaaaatagaaGGGAAAGAAACATATGAATGACACTTATAGTTATTAAGctaacattaatatttttcattcaaagtTTATACTCTTCTTACACATTGTTTTCtcttcatatatgtatataaatctatttatttctttcacataagaatatactataaataagaattaattaaacaattttattatataatttttataaatgtacaagtataattaataaggCTTTTTTTAATACTAGAAAACCATGCGAGCAAGTGTCATTATTGTATTGGCTTTCGCCACTGGGATTGTTGTAGCCACATCTAGAAATCATAATTATTCTCATTTCGTAAAACATCATGCAAGACCACGAGTAATTCGAGGCTTTAAACCTGAATATATGTCTACGGCATATGGTTTCGGGAAAAGGCAAAGTACTATCGATGTTCCAAAACTCAATAAACAGGAACGAATTTTATCAACACTTTTACGCTATTTTCCACAAGGGTACAtacatgttttaataatttaattctgtTAAATTATTCCCGTATATCAACAATTAATAAGAGAGATGCaagtgtaatttaataaaataatgagcaatcaaattttttgatataattaatacgatataaatattttaatttcagaattcCTGTAGATTGGTTACTTCAACAATTGAAAACGAATCCAACCTTTGCTACGAAATTAACACAAGCGTTAATGGATGAACGTACTGATTTTACGTCAATGATAGATCGCTCTAATCCAGAAAGAATAACTTGGCtatattaaatcttttatgTATGATCAAATGATATATACAATTCCTAGCTATAACTTCTAGTTTAATAAATctgcgatatttaaaaaactcttttgttgttattaacatattagtttcctaaaataatacacataataaaagtaattataactaaataatgtatctttaatatatgtactataccatttttaaatatcaatatacGATATTCCCTCCTAAAGAATTTAACAAATCCAATTTAAAAGCTAAAATGTGATTGGTTAAGTTCTGACAACCTATCATTCTATACGTTAATAAgcaatggaattttttaaagtaaatagaATTTCAAGTTTATACTGTAgagaaatttgcaatttgtagCCATTACAAACATCGGAAAGGTAGATTGTAATCATAAAACTAAAGTATTGTTAAATCATTGTTGCCAACtataaattcttaaaagtAAGCTGAGGAACAAAAggtatacatacgtatatatgttaTGTAGTTTCAGGGTGTGACTATCTATCTTAAGAATAATCAATGGTTTACAGCCCAGAAGGGCTTTCATTTTCTACGTTTCACGGACTTTTGCGTTTGTGCATTCTCCTGTTGTAGATCTTGCGGTAGCAAAATTAATTCGAGACGCagatacatttaatttttgaatagAATTCAtctgaaaaagaataaaacggGAGCAGAAGTGAAATCTTGAATACGCAATATCTAAGTGACGCCGGCCAGCTTAAGCCTTGGAGTCTTAAAATCTCCAAAGGCCCACAGGCATACGCGAGACTAAGGTAAGAGTCCCACGAG
It encodes:
- the LOC132908797 gene encoding allatotropin-like — translated: MRASVIIVLAFATGIVVATSRNHNYSHFVKHHARPRVIRGFKPEYMSTAYGFGKRQSTIDVPKLNKQERILSTLLRYFPQGIPVDWLLQQLKTNPTFATKLTQALMDERTDFTSMIDRSNPERITWLY